The Halomonas binhaiensis nucleotide sequence GTTGAGTTACAGCAAGATGCTCAATGCCACTGGCACCAACTTCTCGGTGGCTGCCTACCGGTTTTCCAGTGAGGAATACATTACCTTCGCAGACTTTGCGTACTTGAAGAATGGAGATGCCTCATCAAGCAGCCTGCGTGAGCGCAATCGTTTCCAACTCAGTGTCAGTCAGTCACTGGGAGAACTCGGCAATCTCAATCTCACGGGGCTGACGCATGATTACTGGAACGGTCGACCGGACCAGACAACCTATCAACTGGATTACAGCAAGGGCTTCCATTGGGGCAGCTTGAGCCTGTCGGCGACCCGAGATATCGAGGATGACGACGAGACCAATACCTACATGCTGACTGCCAGCATTCCACTGGGTGATGGCACTAATCACCCAACGCTGAGTGCGACGGCGACCTTCGACGATGATCACAGCAGTACCGTGCGCACCAACCTGTCGGGCACAGCGGGGGATGAGCGTCAGTTGAGCTACAACGCCTATGTATCGCGTGCCGACAACAACATCGATACCAGCACCACCTTCGGTGGTGATCTCAACTACCGTACCGCGGGTACTCAACTGGGTACGACTTACAGTCATAGTGAAAGTTTCGAGCAGTATTCGGCTTCAGCGACCGGCGTCGTGGTCGCTCATCCAGACGGCGTGGTGTTCAGCCCTGACCGGGCGGAGACGATGGCACTGATACATGCCGATGGTGCTGCCGGCGCCTGGTTGAGTAATGGCATGGGCAATCGCCTGGATCGCGACGGCGAGGCACTCGATGCAGGGCTCACTCCGTATCGCCACAACAGCATAGCAATCAGTCCCAGAGGATTACCGGTGGATGTGGAGTTGAAATCCACCTCTCAGACCGTGACGCCGCGTCGTGGTGCTGTGGTGCGCGTCGATTATCAGACTCGCATAGGTCACCCGATGTTGGTGCATGTGGACAACGATGCCGTGCCTTTCGCCGCCGAAGTGGTCGATGGCAATGGTCAGCATGTATCACTGGTGGGGCAGGGGCGGATGATCTTCCTGCGTGGAGAATATCCTGAATTGCAACTGAAGTGGGGCGAGGGTTCCGATCAGTCCTGTCGACTGCAGCTCCTGGCATCCCAACAGAACGATGATGTCAGCACAGCAGGCTATCAACAGGTTGAAGCGTTGTGTACTCCTCTATAGAGGATCTGGCCTGGAAGCCTTTCAGCGTCACTACGTATAGCGCCATCACGGGAAGATCACGAGGACGAAATGAGATGAGCCGGATAATTCATGCGATGAAGAGCGGAGGATGGAGCGCGATCGGATTGCTGCTGGTCCTGATCTGTGCGCAACTGGTCCAGCCGTCGATCACGTTTGCAGACGGCGGCCACTGTACTTCAACACAGTTGCCGGCATCGATGAGTCTACAGGCCAATGCCACCAGCCACACCGCGGTGGGGGAGGAGATACAGGGCTCCCATCAGTCTGCCGCCCTGGGGATCACCTGTAATCCCCATTGGGACGATGAGCGAAACTATTGCACCAACAGCAAGGGATGGGCCTTCATTCCCGATGGTGAGTATCCGGCCAGTACCTCGATACCTAATACCTATCGTTTCTCGACCTTTCCGCCGGGCGTGGGCTATCAAGCACTGGATCTCAACGGCAATCCCATGCCTCTGGTGGGGGAGAGCCATGACCGGCACGATACCCAGGTTCACCCAAGAGATGGATACCAGCAGGTGCCACTGGCCTTTCGTCTGGTCAAACTGGATGATTCCACTCCCCAGTCGAGCGACTTCAAGTTTCAGTTTCGGGTGGCTTGCCAAAACACCGAATATGCCAATATCGATGGCCCGGGCAGCAGGATATACATTAATGCCCATCTGACCACCGTGACCCAGACCTGCGAGCTGGAAAACCCGGATATCCAGGTCACCTTGCCGACCATCAGCAGCGGTCAGTTCAGTTCCGTTGGGGATACCGGGGGCGGCACTCTCTTTGCCTTGAAGTTGAACTGCATGGCGGATGCCAGGGCGAATGTGTTTTTCTCCGATATCAACGATCTGCCCAACGGCAGCTCCATTCTGACCCCGGGGGTGAACACAACGGCTGGCGGAATCTCGTTCCAGATGCGGCATGCAGGAGAGCCAGTCATGCTGGTGCCAGGTGGTGCGGCGAATTCAAGCGGGACTTTTATCAATGTGAATGCCGTTGATGGCAGCGAGCATATCTTGATTCCACTTGAAGCCGAATACATCCAGAGCGGCAATAGCGTGACGGCGGGAAAACTGGAAGCCCAGGCCATGGTCACCATTGCCTATGACTGAAAAGCGTACCGACCAGGCAATATTGCAGGCTGATCGGTGCGGCTTGCGCGAGACATGATCTTCAGGGTGATACAGCATCAGGAATAGAGCATTACCGGGCTAGCATATATATCCTTGAAAGATGTATATGCTGGCTTTTTCTTCGTCGGGAATACTCAAGGACGTTTATTGGGGCTGTCGACTGGAGGAACTGATGTGGCTGCTGTTTTCAAGGAAGCTTCGCCATCTTCGCCATCTATCAGGCGGTGGCGCTTCCAGCGGCCACTACGAAACCACATCCAGGCCACCACGGCAGTGATGATGTTCTGGATCGGATAAGCCCAGTAGATGCCGATTTCCTGCAGAGATGTGCGTTCTGCCAGAATCCAGGCCAAGGGAAATTGCAGCACCCATAGTGAAACCAGGGCAATGGCCATGGCCATCACAGTATCGCCGGCACCGCGAAAGGCTCCCGCGATGACGATCTGGGTCCCCATCAGGCCAAAGGTAAGGGCTGTAATGCGTACGAAGAGAGCACCTTCTTCAATGACCTGATGGGCATCTGGCACGAAAATGGCTACCAGCGGATCGGCAAAAAAGAAGCACAGGATGCCGACAGCGGTCAGCGAGACGAAGGCAATGGCAGCGCTGGCATAGGCGGTTTTCTCGGCACGTTCGGTCTTGCCTGCCCCGATGTTCTGAC carries:
- a CDS encoding fimbrial protein encodes the protein MSRIIHAMKSGGWSAIGLLLVLICAQLVQPSITFADGGHCTSTQLPASMSLQANATSHTAVGEEIQGSHQSAALGITCNPHWDDERNYCTNSKGWAFIPDGEYPASTSIPNTYRFSTFPPGVGYQALDLNGNPMPLVGESHDRHDTQVHPRDGYQQVPLAFRLVKLDDSTPQSSDFKFQFRVACQNTEYANIDGPGSRIYINAHLTTVTQTCELENPDIQVTLPTISSGQFSSVGDTGGGTLFALKLNCMADARANVFFSDINDLPNGSSILTPGVNTTAGGISFQMRHAGEPVMLVPGGAANSSGTFINVNAVDGSEHILIPLEAEYIQSGNSVTAGKLEAQAMVTIAYD